Proteins encoded within one genomic window of Acidobacteriota bacterium:
- a CDS encoding Fe-Mn family superoxide dismutase gives IDAKFGSFDAFKEAFAKAAVGRFGSGWAWLIKSGSGVEIVSTPNQDSPVMEGKTPLLGIDVWEHAYYLKYQNKRPDYIAAWWNVVNWDAVNTLFTA, from the coding sequence CGATCGACGCGAAGTTCGGCTCGTTCGACGCGTTCAAGGAAGCCTTCGCCAAGGCGGCCGTCGGCCGATTCGGCAGCGGCTGGGCGTGGCTGATCAAGAGCGGATCGGGCGTGGAGATCGTCAGCACGCCGAATCAGGACTCGCCGGTGATGGAAGGGAAGACGCCGCTGCTCGGTATCGACGTGTGGGAGCACGCGTACTACCTGAAGTACCAGAACAAGCGTCCCGACTACATCGCCGCCTGGTGGAACGTCGTCAACTGGGACGCGGTCAACACGCTGTTCACCGCCTGA